Proteins encoded by one window of Torulaspora delbrueckii CBS 1146 chromosome 2, complete genome:
- the ATG32 gene encoding mitophagy protein ATG32 (similar to Saccharomyces cerevisiae ECM37 (YIL146C); ancestral locus Anc_5.699): protein MVSASESKIAKQDRVGEVSGVETTAFEKKSLLDPHLSVLELLERTGDTQRVGRGVEKADDMANTTNSISSSWQAIHRNDAMITGVPERCSSQAAAVGILSSSDTSEEEIDPASSPNVAHFTQFHQSQQPPRLPFKLDVPVILPARDQEPSGQTQTPDNDDERDDETLTKSLSNSSNSFVMPKLSLSQKSHKLRILILGRPGLKFYQSIPKRYQHFFELSRLQDPSEFRQFTGILIVFQELKEMVSLLNRVCQCAPTRPVIPVCQTGQHQQVRNVLESLLKSKLISLLYPPVVISNHSDLNNMYRFLLDLSKTISDNSEDDEDEEERELLDKKIKKSHQRKKKRAGSYDKTDKPRKRRSKETKINKWIVWGISLTVGVGVGYCMSYFASSGLISMSAKSIASINGCRPNDNVVVFDDSSLGMGEYDHDLENPFAHALYLLKQTLKQWNWAMKQFLMKHLHLPESSSSTNYKEWGAEDNSNRVLALGYILL, encoded by the coding sequence ATGGTTTCAGCTTCAGAATCAAAGATAGCTAAACAAGATAGGGTTGGAGAGGTCTCTGGTGTAGAGACAACTGcttttgagaagaagagtcTTTTGGATCCTCATCTGTCGGTTTTGGAGCTTCTGGAGAGGACTGGTGATACACAGCGGGTGGGCCGGGGGGTTGAAAAAGCTGATGATATGGCTAATACTACCAATAGTATATCTAGCTCCTGGCAAGCGATTCATAGAAATGATGCAATGATTACTGGAGTTCCCGAAAGATGCTCTTCTCaagctgctgctgtggGTATATTATCGTCAAGTGACACTTCCGAGGAAGAGATCGACCCAGCTAGTTCTCCCAATGTTGCACATTTTACTCAGTTTCATCAGTCTCAGCAACCGCCAAGATTGCCTTTTAAGCTGGATGTCCCTGTTATCTTGCCGGCAAGAGATCAGGAACCATCCGGACAGACCCAGACCCCagataatgatgatgagagagacgatgaaactttgacaaagagtttgtccaactcttcaaactcaTTTGTCATGCCCAAGCTATCTTTATCTCAAAAGTCCCACAAATTGCGCATCTTGATCCTTGGTAGGCCAGGCTTGAAGTTCTACCAGTCGATTCCCAAGCGGTATCAGCATTTTTTCGAGCTCTCTCGATTACAGGACCCTTCTGAGTTTAGACAGTTCACCGGTATACTGATCGTCTTTCAggagttgaaagaaatggtctctttgttgaatcGAGTCTGTCAATGTGCGCCTACTAGGCCAGTTATACCAGTTTGCCAAACAGGGCAACATCAACAAGTAAGAAATGTTTTGGAATCTCTTTTAAAAAGTAAATTGATATCCCTACTATATCCACCTGTGGTAATATCAAACCATTCGGATTTGAATAACATGTATAGGTTCCTACTGGATTTATCCAAGACCATATCCGACAACTCtgaggatgacgaagacgaggaagaaCGTGAGTTACTGGATAAAAAGATAAAGAAGTCTCATCAAcgcaagaagaagagagcaGGCTCTTATGATAAGACTGATAAGCCACGTAAGCGgagatccaaagaaacaaAAATCAATAAATGGATCGTATGGGGGATTTCTCTCACAGTCGGTGTGGGAGTGGGCTATTGTATGTCATATTTTGCTTCATCGGGGTTGATCTCCATGAGTGCCAAATCGATTGCATCCATCAACGGATGTCGCCCAAATGATAACGTTGTTGTCTTTGACGACTCATCACTGGGAATGGGCGAATACGATCACGATTTAGAGAATCCATTTGCGCATGCCCTTTACCTTCTGAAGCAGACGCTAAAGCAATGGAATTGGGCCATGAAACAATTTCTAATGAAGCACTTACACCTTCCTGAATCATCCAGCTCTACTAACTATAAGGAATGGGGCGCAGAGGATAATTCTAACAGAGTCTTGGCGTTAGGTTATATTTTgctttga